The following are encoded together in the Bos taurus isolate L1 Dominette 01449 registration number 42190680 breed Hereford chromosome 17, ARS-UCD2.0, whole genome shotgun sequence genome:
- the PPP1CC gene encoding serine/threonine-protein phosphatase PP1-gamma catalytic subunit, translating into MADIDKLNIDSIIQRLLEVRGSKPGKNVQLQENEIRGLCLKSREIFLSQPILLELEAPLKICGDIHGQYYDLLRLFEYGGFPPESNYLFLGDYVDRGKQSLETICLLLAYKIKYPENFFLLRGNHECASINRIYGFYDECKRRYNIKLWKTFTDCFNCLPIAAIVDEKIFCCHGGLSPDLQSMEQIRRIMRPTDVPDQGLLCDLLWSDPDKDVLGWGENDRGVSFTFGAEVVAKFLHKHDLDLICRAHQVVEDGYEFFAKRQLVTLFSAPNYCGEFDNAGAMMSVDETLMCSFQILKPAEKKKPNATRPVTPPRGMITKQAKK; encoded by the exons TGAGAGGGTCCAAGCCTGGTAAGAATGTCCAGCTACAGGAGAATGAAATCAGAGGACTGTGCTTAAAGTCCCGAGAGATCTTTCTCAGTCAGCCTATCCTGCTAGAACTTGAAGCACCACTCAAGATATGTG GTGATATCCATGGGCAATACTATGATTTGCTTCGACTTTTTGAGTACGGTGGTTTCCCGCCAGAAAGCAATTACCTGTTTCTTGGGGACTATGTGGACAGGGGAAAACAATCACTGGAGACTATCTGCCTCTTGTTGGCTTACAAAATCAAATATCCcgagaatttttttcttctcagaggaAACCACGAATGTGCCAGCATCAATAGAATTTATGGATTTTATGATGAAT gtaaaagaagatataacattaAACTATGGAAAACTTTCACAGACTGCTTTAACTGTTTACCGATAGCAGCCATCGTGGATGAGAAAATATTCTGCTGTCATGGAG GTTTATCACCAGATCTTCAATCTATGGAGCAGATTCGGCGAATTATGCGACCAACTGATGTACCAGATCAAGGTCTTCTTTGTGATCTTTTGTGGTCTGACCCCGATAAAGATGTCTTAGGCTGGGGTGAAAATGACAGAGGAGTGTCCTTCACATTTGGTGCAGAAGTGGTTGCAAAATTTCTCCATAAGCATGATTTGGATCTTATATGTAGAGCCCATCAG GTGGTTGAAGATGGATACGAATTTTTTGCAAAGAGGCAGTTGGTCACTCTGTTTTCTGCGCCCAATTATTGTGGAGAGTTTGACAATGCAGGTGCCATGATGAGTGTGGACGAAACACTAATGTGTTCTTTTCAG ATATTAAAGCCTGCAGAGAAAAAGAAGCCTAATGCCACGAGACCCGTCACACCTCCAAGGGGTATGATCACAAAgcaagcaaagaaatag
- the PPP1CC gene encoding serine/threonine-protein phosphatase PP1-gamma catalytic subunit isoform X1 has protein sequence MADIDKLNIDSIIQRLLEVRGSKPGKNVQLQENEIRGLCLKSREIFLSQPILLELEAPLKICGDIHGQYYDLLRLFEYGGFPPESNYLFLGDYVDRGKQSLETICLLLAYKIKYPENFFLLRGNHECASINRIYGFYDECKRRYNIKLWKTFTDCFNCLPIAAIVDEKIFCCHGGLSPDLQSMEQIRRIMRPTDVPDQGLLCDLLWSDPDKDVLGWGENDRGVSFTFGAEVVAKFLHKHDLDLICRAHQVVEDGYEFFAKRQLVTLFSAPNYCGEFDNAGAMMSVDETLMCSFQILKPAEKKKPNATRPVTPPRVTSGLNPSIQKASNYRNNTVLYE, from the exons TGAGAGGGTCCAAGCCTGGTAAGAATGTCCAGCTACAGGAGAATGAAATCAGAGGACTGTGCTTAAAGTCCCGAGAGATCTTTCTCAGTCAGCCTATCCTGCTAGAACTTGAAGCACCACTCAAGATATGTG GTGATATCCATGGGCAATACTATGATTTGCTTCGACTTTTTGAGTACGGTGGTTTCCCGCCAGAAAGCAATTACCTGTTTCTTGGGGACTATGTGGACAGGGGAAAACAATCACTGGAGACTATCTGCCTCTTGTTGGCTTACAAAATCAAATATCCcgagaatttttttcttctcagaggaAACCACGAATGTGCCAGCATCAATAGAATTTATGGATTTTATGATGAAT gtaaaagaagatataacattaAACTATGGAAAACTTTCACAGACTGCTTTAACTGTTTACCGATAGCAGCCATCGTGGATGAGAAAATATTCTGCTGTCATGGAG GTTTATCACCAGATCTTCAATCTATGGAGCAGATTCGGCGAATTATGCGACCAACTGATGTACCAGATCAAGGTCTTCTTTGTGATCTTTTGTGGTCTGACCCCGATAAAGATGTCTTAGGCTGGGGTGAAAATGACAGAGGAGTGTCCTTCACATTTGGTGCAGAAGTGGTTGCAAAATTTCTCCATAAGCATGATTTGGATCTTATATGTAGAGCCCATCAG GTGGTTGAAGATGGATACGAATTTTTTGCAAAGAGGCAGTTGGTCACTCTGTTTTCTGCGCCCAATTATTGTGGAGAGTTTGACAATGCAGGTGCCATGATGAGTGTGGACGAAACACTAATGTGTTCTTTTCAG ATATTAAAGCCTGCAGAGAAAAAGAAGCCTAATGCCACGAGACCCGTCACACCTCCAAGGG TTACATCAGGCCTGAACCCGTCCATTCAGAAAGCTTCAAATTATAGAAACAATACTGTTCTATACGAGTGA